In Thermocrinis jamiesonii, the genomic stretch TTGGTAAGGACCGCACCGGTAAGCCCCACCTTTTCGTGGAACACCTTTGCTACCCTCAAAGCTTCTTGCCCTTGCATTGCGTCCGCTACATAGAGGACCTCAGAAGGAGATACAGCCTCTTTTATGGCTTTCAGCTCTTCCATAAGCTCGTCATCTATATGTAATCTTCCAGCGGTATCCAAAAGTAAGTAATCCACTCCTTCAGATTTTGCTTTAGAAGAAGCAAGCTTAGCTATCTCAATGGCACTCAATCCTTCTTCAAATTTATAGTATGGGACATCTATTTTTTCCGCCAATCTTTGAAGCTGTAGCATAGCCGCAGGTCTTCTCACATCTGTGGAAGACACTGCTACTTTGTTTCCTTGTTCCCTTAGATACTTAGCCAATTTTCCTATGGTAGTGGTCTTTCCAGTACCTTGAAGCCCGACAAACAAAACCACTCCCTTTTCCAGTTCAGACCTACTTCCACCGAGTATTTTTACCAACTCATCATAAACCGTCAATAACAAGTGTTCATAGGGTGAAAGCTTTTTAGTTATATCCTCTTTGAGAGCTTCTTCCCTTACCCTTTTGAGAAAGGTTTTAACGACTTCGTAATCCGCATCGCTTTCCAATAAAGCTGTCCTTATTTCCCTTAATATGTCGTTTATCTGCTTCTCGCTTAATTTCCTGCTTTTTTCTGCCTTAGAGAGAGCTTTACTAAACTTATCTATTAATAACTCCAGCATAATTTTAAAATTATACCAACACGTCAGTTGGATAAAAGCTATTTAGGGATAAAGAGTAATAAGTTCTGCTTAACTTTGCTATAATCTTGTATTATATTTTAAAACTAATGATTGACATTACAAAGTTAAAGACCTTTGTGGCGGTTGCCGATTTAGGTAGTTTTTCAAAGGCTTCTGAAATACTATACATCACCCAACCTGCGGTTACACAGCAAATAAAAGCTTTAGAGAAAATGGTTGGTGCAAAACTGTTTCAAAGGCATGGTGGGCGGATGGTTCTAACGGAAGAAGGAAAGCGTATCTATGAACTGGCAAAGTCTCTCCTAAGGGACTATGAAAGCCTTATGGAGGAAATGGCAAAGATAAAGAAGGATTTTAAGGATACTTTGTTTGTGGGGATAAGCACTACACTGAGTGAGTATAAGGTTCCAGAGCTGTTGGTGGAGTTTCATAATCAAATGCCAGGCATATCCATAAGGGCTTTTGTGGAAAATTCCCAGCAGATAGAGGAAGGGTTATCCTCTGGCGTTTTAAACATTGGACTTATTGAAAGAGAACCCTCTGAAAAATTCAAGGCGATCCGATGGTTTTACGACGAGATAGTATTTTTTACCCATCCATCCCATCCTTTTGCCAAGGTGGGGGAAATAAAGCCGGAGGATTTATATTCAGCAGACTTGATATTCAGAGAAATCAGTTCGGGCACTAGGAGGGTAGTAAAGGAGGAGTTGGAAAGATTGGGAATAATCTTTGAAAAATTGAGGATAAAGATTGAAATAAACTGTGGAAGGTCTATTCTTAGTATGGTCAAAAGCGGATACGGCTGTAGTTTTCTTTCAAGAGGAATACTAGAAAAAGATTTGCAAGAAGGCAACGTAGTTGAAGTAAAGATAAGTGGATTTAATGCAAGAAGATGGTATTATATAGTTTTTCCAGAAGACAGTAAAATAACCTTTTTAGCAAACAAGTTTGCAAAATTTTTGCTGTCCAAAAGCAATAATGAGCTTATAAAAGATGAAGAAAGGGTTAATCTTTGATGTTGATGGTGTTATAATAGACGTAAGCCTTTCTTATCATTATGCTATAAAAAATACTGCAGAAAAATTCTTAGGTATTAGCTTGGATATAGAAAAAGTCAGAGAAATAAAGTTTAAAAATGGTATAAACAACGATTACATAGCTACCTTAGAAGTTATAAGAAGTTTCAATAAAGAAGTTTCTTTGGAGGAGATTATAAAAGAATTTGATGCTGAGTACGAAAGACTCAAGCATTTGGAGAGGTTGATCCTAAGCAGGGAGTTTTTTAAAAAGATCAGAGAGTTCAAATGTCCCTTAGGCATACTTACAGGGAGACCGAGGAAGGACTTAAGGAATGCCTTTGACAGGTTCGGACTTTGGGAATTTTTTGATTTTGTAGTAGATGACGACACGATAGAAGACCCCAGTTTGAGAAAGCCAAATCCATATGCCCTTAACTTTTGTTTGGAAATTGCACAGTTGGACGGTGCAATTTACGTAGGAGATAGCCTCGCGGACTACTGGATGGTAGAAAACTACAAAAAAATCTATAAAAAACCTGTTGATTATATACACTTCGGTGAAAGGGTGAAACCCAGTGGAGTTAAGATTGTGTCTTCTGAGGATGAGCTTTTTCAAGCTCTGAAAGAGGCTTTGCAGAGTCGGGAGTTAGTATAGGTATGTCTTCAATTATTTCGTAAAACACGCCACATCTCTGACATATCAAAACTTCCAGCTTTTCATCGTATTTTAGATCACCCTTACACCTTGGACAAGCCAAAATATCCAAAAGCTCTTTGCTTATACTCATTTTGCATCCAACCTTTTTATAACTTCATCCGTTATTTCTATTTCCGCAGACCTATAGACAAACACGCTACAATCCAAAACTCCAGTGAAATTGGCTTTCTTTGAAATATCTTCAGATATTTCTTTTATTTTTTTTGTAAGTTCATCTTCTGTTTTTATTCTCAACTCTGTAAGTTCTTTTTGGGCTTTTTGTTGAAATTCCATAGCTTCTGTTTCTAACTTTTGATATTCTCTTATCTTTTCTTCCCTCATCTTTTGACTTATGGCTTTACTTTCTATTTGCTTTTTCAATTCCTCTAATTTCTTTGCTTTCTCGTCCAACTGCTTTTGATAAAACTGAAACTTACTTCTCAATTCCTCTTGTGCTTTCCTAGCAGTTTGGGATTCTTGGAGTATCCTGTTGGGGTCTATGCATGCAAACCTTTGCTGGGCAAAGGACAATCCACCAAGAACTAAGGAAAAAAGTAGTATTTTTTTCATTACAAACCTCCTATTAAACAGCTTATATTATAACAATTATTCAGCCTCGTCTTGAGTTTGAATATCCTCGTCCGAGAATATTACCTTGGGTGGTGGAACCTTTATGATTCCTTGCTTATATCCGAGGTCCAAAAGCAACCTTACCGCTCTCCTACCATCTTCCCCATAATCCAAAGTCCTTTGATTAACATACATACTCACGAATTTATCCACCTTAGCCCTATCTTCTTTTATGTCCCTTGCGTATTTTATGGCAAAACTGAGAGCTTCTTCCCTATGGGAAAGTGCATACTCAACACTTTTTTTCATCAATCTTTCTATCTTTCTTATAACTTCATTCCCTAAGTCTTTTCTCACCACGTTGCACCCTAAGGGTAAGGGAAGACCAGTCTGGAATTTCCACCATTCTCCTAAATCTACTAATTTTAAAAGTCCTTTGTCTTTGTATCCCAACTGTCCTTCGTGTATTACCAGCCCTGCTTTAACTTGTCCAGATAAAACCGCATCAAGAACTTGGTCAAAAGGATAGACTACTGGTTCAATTTCTGGCTCGTAAAGCTTTAGAACTAAATAGGCGGTGGTTAAAAGTCCAGGAACTGCTACTTTTTCTCCTTTTAAGCTTTTTAGCCCCTCTTTTGCGACAACCAAAGGTCCATAACCATCCCCCACACTTCCTCCACTGGTAAGGACTAAGTATTTGTCTGATATATAAGGATAAACATGGAAAGAAACTGCGGAAACTTCATAAGTTCCCTTCATTGCATGCTCGTTTAAGGTTTGAATATCCGCCAGCACGTGTTCTATCTGCAAACCTTCCGTGTCTAAAATACCTGCAGTCAAAGGATAGAACATAAAAGCATCATCTGCGTCTGGACTGTGGGCTATTCTTATCAGCATGGAAATATAATGGGGCGTTCCCTAACCTCTAAAGGAACTAACCTGCTTGTCCGCCTTTGCCATTTCTCTTCCAGCAAAGGCAAGACAAGGGCGGACTTCAGAACTTGCAAAGCATTTTGATGGGAGTTGGGATTACTCGGCTCGTTTATTGCGAATGATTGCTTGCGCATTAATTCCAAAAGCCTTTTTCTGTCGGAGCTGTTAAGTTGGAGTTTGAACCGCACGTTTATATACATCATCACTTAAGGCTTTCCTTTATGCGGTCTATTATTTTAACCGGTAATGGGTCATATCCGTATATATCAGCCAAATAAAAGCTTACCCAGTCTTCTAAATAGGCAAGATACATAAGCCTTTCCTCTAAGCTTTGGCCTTTTCCTTGTAAGATTAAAGGAGCAAGTCCCAACTCTTTAAATATCTGAACAGTTATTTCAACTCTTTTTATAACCCTTGGGTGGTCCTCTGGGTCGTAGAGTATTATAAAATGACATAGGTTTCTGGCAATGGGGTTATCCAAGCCTACCACTTCGTTGTGATGAAGCTCTGGGAGAACTGCGGTATAACAAAGGGTTTTTGAGTTTTCGTTTATCTGGGTTTTCCAACGGAAGGCAATGGGTTCAGTTAGAGGTGTGCTATAGACTACTGGAATGTAGTTTTGTAAAACCTGCGCTATGCTGTGAGCGGTTTCCTTTATCTCTTCCTTGTTTTCGTTTAGGTTTTTTCTTATGTTTTCTAAGCTTTTACCAAAGCCGAAAAGACTCATAACTGCAGAAAGCATGAAACCAAAGGCATAGCGTGGCGCATAGCCAGAAGGCACGGAGATAAACCTAAAACCTTCCTTATCCGCTACTTCCTTTAGTTTGCCTCCGGAGCTGATGCATATTATGTTTAGTCCCTTTTGTATAGCCTCTTGCACCGTGCTTAAAGTTTCTTCCGTATTTCCACTGTAGCTTACCGCCACCAAAAGCCAATCCCGCTTTGCATAGGGCGGAAGTTGATAGCCGTGGAGTGAAATGACGGGAATACCTATCCCCCTCCTTTCCAACAAAAGCTTTAGCACATCCCCCACTATTCCAGACCCACCCATTCCAGAAAAAACAATACCTTTGTAGTTTTCTATGGATAGAGCATCCACATCGTATGGACTAAACTGACTTGGCATTGTATTTAGCCACTCTTTTGCTTTCATAAAGTACCTCCATCCCTATTTTTCCTTATAGATAAACATAACATGGTTTGAGTGGAAAATCAAAGAACAGTTGTTAGTCCCAACCTTTGATTGAAGTTTATAGCATGCTCAAGAACATCTTTGTAGATCTTTAACGGTGTAAGGATTACCTTTGTCTTTTCGTCCCATTCTGCTATGCTTA encodes the following:
- the ffh gene encoding signal recognition particle protein, whose amino-acid sequence is MLELLIDKFSKALSKAEKSRKLSEKQINDILREIRTALLESDADYEVVKTFLKRVREEALKEDITKKLSPYEHLLLTVYDELVKILGGSRSELEKGVVLFVGLQGTGKTTTIGKLAKYLREQGNKVAVSSTDVRRPAAMLQLQRLAEKIDVPYYKFEEGLSAIEIAKLASSKAKSEGVDYLLLDTAGRLHIDDELMEELKAIKEAVSPSEVLYVADAMQGQEALRVAKVFHEKVGLTGAVLTKMDGDARGGVAFSIREALGIPIKFVGTGERLEDIEPFYPDRIAQRILGLGDVQSLMEKVQKVIPEDEAQVMATRILTGEFNLEDMLKQFEFIEKMGPIDKLLSMVPGISAYVKYIKIDEKLIKKKKAIIQSMTKEERRNPKIINMSRKIRIAKGSGTSISDVNKLLKEYEQMKKYIRSMKNAKGPLGIPRPPFRF
- a CDS encoding LysR family transcriptional regulator, producing MIDITKLKTFVAVADLGSFSKASEILYITQPAVTQQIKALEKMVGAKLFQRHGGRMVLTEEGKRIYELAKSLLRDYESLMEEMAKIKKDFKDTLFVGISTTLSEYKVPELLVEFHNQMPGISIRAFVENSQQIEEGLSSGVLNIGLIEREPSEKFKAIRWFYDEIVFFTHPSHPFAKVGEIKPEDLYSADLIFREISSGTRRVVKEELERLGIIFEKLRIKIEINCGRSILSMVKSGYGCSFLSRGILEKDLQEGNVVEVKISGFNARRWYYIVFPEDSKITFLANKFAKFLLSKSNNELIKDEERVNL
- a CDS encoding HAD family hydrolase; amino-acid sequence: MKKGLIFDVDGVIIDVSLSYHYAIKNTAEKFLGISLDIEKVREIKFKNGINNDYIATLEVIRSFNKEVSLEEIIKEFDAEYERLKHLERLILSREFFKKIREFKCPLGILTGRPRKDLRNAFDRFGLWEFFDFVVDDDTIEDPSLRKPNPYALNFCLEIAQLDGAIYVGDSLADYWMVENYKKIYKKPVDYIHFGERVKPSGVKIVSSEDELFQALKEALQSRELV
- a CDS encoding Trm112 family protein — translated: MSISKELLDILACPRCKGDLKYDEKLEVLICQRCGVFYEIIEDIPILTPDSAKPLSELEKAHPQKTQS
- a CDS encoding OmpH family outer membrane protein, with amino-acid sequence MKKILLFSLVLGGLSFAQQRFACIDPNRILQESQTARKAQEELRSKFQFYQKQLDEKAKKLEELKKQIESKAISQKMREEKIREYQKLETEAMEFQQKAQKELTELRIKTEDELTKKIKEISEDISKKANFTGVLDCSVFVYRSAEIEITDEVIKRLDAK
- a CDS encoding menaquinone biosynthesis family protein, with product MLIRIAHSPDADDAFMFYPLTAGILDTEGLQIEHVLADIQTLNEHAMKGTYEVSAVSFHVYPYISDKYLVLTSGGSVGDGYGPLVVAKEGLKSLKGEKVAVPGLLTTAYLVLKLYEPEIEPVVYPFDQVLDAVLSGQVKAGLVIHEGQLGYKDKGLLKLVDLGEWWKFQTGLPLPLGCNVVRKDLGNEVIRKIERLMKKSVEYALSHREEALSFAIKYARDIKEDRAKVDKFVSMYVNQRTLDYGEDGRRAVRLLLDLGYKQGIIKVPPPKVIFSDEDIQTQDEAE
- a CDS encoding bifunctional phosphoglucose/phosphomannose isomerase encodes the protein MKAKEWLNTMPSQFSPYDVDALSIENYKGIVFSGMGGSGIVGDVLKLLLERRGIGIPVISLHGYQLPPYAKRDWLLVAVSYSGNTEETLSTVQEAIQKGLNIICISSGGKLKEVADKEGFRFISVPSGYAPRYAFGFMLSAVMSLFGFGKSLENIRKNLNENKEEIKETAHSIAQVLQNYIPVVYSTPLTEPIAFRWKTQINENSKTLCYTAVLPELHHNEVVGLDNPIARNLCHFIILYDPEDHPRVIKRVEITVQIFKELGLAPLILQGKGQSLEERLMYLAYLEDWVSFYLADIYGYDPLPVKIIDRIKESLK